In Populus nigra chromosome 1, ddPopNigr1.1, whole genome shotgun sequence, one genomic interval encodes:
- the LOC133699566 gene encoding disease resistance protein RPM1-like isoform X3, which translates to MSEGVVTFLLTKLGDFLAERGKQLAGVQGEAEYISDELEFMTAFLRLADAMEDGDPVLKCLIKKVRDAAYDTEDALDNFSLSLASDTGHGFFSCFRKISRSIKDARARNRIASKIQNIKSRVISISESHRRYCNKNNIMIQGSSSISIPRLECQKDALLLEEADLVGIEKPKKQLIEWLLGSKSGREVISVVGMGGLGKSTLVKKVYDDSDVKKHFKFRAWITVSQSFKREDLLKDMIQQLFRVHRKPDPKGVDSMNYNKLRSVIHEFLRQKKYLIVLDDVWHTSAWRAFQHALPNNICGSRILVTTRNTEVASTSCMDSPGKVYPLNPLSQEESWTLFCKKIFRDNPCPPHLKNVSETILGRCEGLPLAIVAISGVLATKDKSKTDEWEMVHLSLGAGLEENDMLMSARKILSLSYNDLPYYLKSCLLYFSIFPVGTQIKRMRLIRLWIAEGFVKRKEGMTVEEVAQDYLNELMKRSLVQVVRATSEGRVKTCRVHDLLREIMITKAKDQDFVAIAKEEGTIWPEKVRRVSMHNVMPSKQQRHVASRFRSLLTFWGADCSYESPVHNLFSGRLRLLHVLDLEGAPLKEFPNEVVSLFLLKYLSLRNTRVSFIPSSISKLKNLETLDLKHAQVSVLPAEIRKLRKLCYLLVYRYEIDSDDRIPTKYGFKAPAHIGGLQSIQKLCFVEAHQGRNLMLELGRLKQLRRLGIVKLKKKHGKALCSSIERLTNLRALSLTSITESEIIDLDYLASPPQFLRRLYLAGRMEKFPDWISSLDSLVKFTMERSCVFKPRDFSGSSFWG; encoded by the exons ATGTCTGAGGGCGTGGTTACTTTTTTACTCACCAAGCTCGGAGACTTCCTCGCAGAAAGGGGAAAACAACTGGCAGGAGTCCAGGGTGAAGCAGAGTATATCAGTGATGAACTTGAGTTCATGACAGCATTCCTAAGACTTGCAGATGCGATGGAAGACGGTGATCCTGTTCTAAAATGTTTGATCAAGAAAGTGAGAGATGCAGCTTATGACACGGAGGATGCTCTCGATAATTTCAGCCTATCCCTTGCTAGTGATACTGGGCACGGGTTTTTTTCCTGTTTCAGGAAAATCTCTCGCTCTATTAAAGATGCAAGAGCTCGGAATCGAATTGcctcaaaaattcaaaacatcaaGTCTCGAGTGATCAGTATCTCAGAGTCACATCGGAGATActgcaataaaaataatataatgattcAAGGATCAAGCTCCATCAGCATCCCTAGGCTTGAATGTCAAAAGGATGCCCTTCTACTAGAAGAAGCTGATCTTGTGGGCATTGAAAAACCCAAAAAGCAGCTGATCGAGTGGCTTCTAGGAAGCAAATCAGGACGGGAAGTGATTTCTGTGGTCGGAATGGGAGGCTTGGGAAAATCAACCTTGGTCAAAAAGGTCTACGATGATTCAGACGTGAAGAAACACTTCAAGTTCCGTGCTTGGATAACTGTATCTCAATCTTTTAAGAGAGAGGACCTCTTAAAAGACATGATTCAACAACTCTTCCGTGTTCACAGGAAACCAGATCCAAAAGGTGTGGACAGCATGAACTACAATAAGCTAAGGAGTGTCATCCATGAATTCCTCCGACAGAAGAAATACCTGATTGTCCTGGACGATGTGTGGCACACAAGTGCTTGGCGTGCTTTCCAGCATGCGTTGCCGAACAACATCTGTGGCAGTCGGATATTGGTCACAACACGTAATACTGAAGTTGCCTCCACTTCATGCATGGATTCCCCTGGCAAAGTCTACCCTTTAAATCCGTTGTCTCAAGAAGAATCTTGGACTTTGTTCTGCAAAAAGATATTTCGGGATAACCCTTGCCCTCCACATTTGAAGAATGTTTCAGAAACAATTTTGGGTAGATGTGAGGGATTGCCTCTTGCGATTGTAGCAATTAGTGGTGTTCTGGCAACAAAGGACAAGAGTAAAACAGACGAATGGGAAATGGTACATCTTAGCCTCGGTGCTGGATTAGAAGAAAATGACATGCTGATGAGTGCAAGAAAAATACTGTCACTCAGTTACAATGATTTGCCTTACTATCTTAAATCTTGTTTGTTGTATTTCAGCATCTTCCCTGTGGGTACTCAAATCAAGCGTATGAGGCTTATTCGATTGTGGATAGCTGAAGGATTTGTGAAACGCAAAGAAGGAATGACAGTAGAGGAAGTTGCACAAGACTACCTGAATGAGCTCATGAAGAGAAGCTTGGTTCAAGTGGTTAGGGCAACCAGTGAGGGACGGGTCAAAACATGCCGCGTCCATGACCTCCTGCGTGAGATTATGATTACAAAGGCAAAGGATCAGGACTTTGTGGCAATTGCCAAGGAGGAAGGCACTATATGGCCAGAAAAAGTTCGTCGTGTGTCGATGCATAATGTCATGCCAAGTAAACAGCAAAGACATGTTGCCTCTCGATTTCGTTCATTGCTGACATTCTGGGGGGCAGATTGTAGTTACGAGTCTCCTGTGCACAACTTATTTTCTGGTCGTCTCAGGCTGCTTCACGTGCTGGATCTGGAAGGCGCACCTCTAAAGGAATTTCCTAATGAAGTTGTCAGCCTCTTcctcttaaaatatttaagtttgaGGAATACCAGAGTGAGTTTCATTCCAAGTTCCATTAGCAAGCTTAAGAATCTTGAGACGTTGGATCTGAAACATGCCCAAGTTTCTGTATTACCTGCTGAGATTCGGAAGCTCCGAAAACTTTGCTACCTCTTGGTGTATCGCTATGAAATTGATTCTGATGACAGAATCCCCACCAAATACGGTTTCAAGGCACCAGCTCATATTGGAGGTCTACAATCCATACAAAAGCTTTGCTTCGTAGAGGCACATCAAGGCAGGAATCTTATGTTGGAACTGGGAAGGTTGAAACAGTTGAGAAGGTTAGGAATTGttaagttgaagaaaaaacatggaAAGGCTCTCTGTTCTTCTATTGAAAGGCTGACGAATCTTCGTGCCTTGTCACTTACTTCAATCACAGAAAGCGAGATTATTGATCTGGACTACTTAGCATCGCCTCCTCAATTTCTTCGACGATTGTACTTGGCAGGACGTATGGAGAAGTTTCCAGATTGGATATCTTCACTGGACAGTTTGGTCAA GTTTACAATGGAGAGATCTTGTGTTTTCAAGCCAAGGGATTTCAGCGGCTCAAGTTTTTGGGGCTAA
- the LOC133699566 gene encoding disease resistance protein RPM1-like isoform X1, whose product MSEGVVTFLLTKLGDFLAERGKQLAGVQGEAEYISDELEFMTAFLRLADAMEDGDPVLKCLIKKVRDAAYDTEDALDNFSLSLASDTGHGFFSCFRKISRSIKDARARNRIASKIQNIKSRVISISESHRRYCNKNNIMIQGSSSISIPRLECQKDALLLEEADLVGIEKPKKQLIEWLLGSKSGREVISVVGMGGLGKSTLVKKVYDDSDVKKHFKFRAWITVSQSFKREDLLKDMIQQLFRVHRKPDPKGVDSMNYNKLRSVIHEFLRQKKYLIVLDDVWHTSAWRAFQHALPNNICGSRILVTTRNTEVASTSCMDSPGKVYPLNPLSQEESWTLFCKKIFRDNPCPPHLKNVSETILGRCEGLPLAIVAISGVLATKDKSKTDEWEMVHLSLGAGLEENDMLMSARKILSLSYNDLPYYLKSCLLYFSIFPVGTQIKRMRLIRLWIAEGFVKRKEGMTVEEVAQDYLNELMKRSLVQVVRATSEGRVKTCRVHDLLREIMITKAKDQDFVAIAKEEGTIWPEKVRRVSMHNVMPSKQQRHVASRFRSLLTFWGADCSYESPVHNLFSGRLRLLHVLDLEGAPLKEFPNEVVSLFLLKYLSLRNTRVSFIPSSISKLKNLETLDLKHAQVSVLPAEIRKLRKLCYLLVYRYEIDSDDRIPTKYGFKAPAHIGGLQSIQKLCFVEAHQGRNLMLELGRLKQLRRLGIVKLKKKHGKALCSSIERLTNLRALSLTSITESEIIDLDYLASPPQFLRRLYLAGRMEKFPDWISSLDSLVKLVLKWSKLSEDPLLSLQYLPNLVHLEFVQVYNGEILCFQAKGFQRLKFLGLNKLDRLRMIIVEQGAMPSLEKMIVQSCKSLWRVPSGIEHLSTLKVLEFFNMPKELVMTLHPNGEDGDYLKVAHVPDVYSTYWNNGNWDIFSLLGAKLEDKHSSQLSPTLYKRNYTWK is encoded by the coding sequence ATGTCTGAGGGCGTGGTTACTTTTTTACTCACCAAGCTCGGAGACTTCCTCGCAGAAAGGGGAAAACAACTGGCAGGAGTCCAGGGTGAAGCAGAGTATATCAGTGATGAACTTGAGTTCATGACAGCATTCCTAAGACTTGCAGATGCGATGGAAGACGGTGATCCTGTTCTAAAATGTTTGATCAAGAAAGTGAGAGATGCAGCTTATGACACGGAGGATGCTCTCGATAATTTCAGCCTATCCCTTGCTAGTGATACTGGGCACGGGTTTTTTTCCTGTTTCAGGAAAATCTCTCGCTCTATTAAAGATGCAAGAGCTCGGAATCGAATTGcctcaaaaattcaaaacatcaaGTCTCGAGTGATCAGTATCTCAGAGTCACATCGGAGATActgcaataaaaataatataatgattcAAGGATCAAGCTCCATCAGCATCCCTAGGCTTGAATGTCAAAAGGATGCCCTTCTACTAGAAGAAGCTGATCTTGTGGGCATTGAAAAACCCAAAAAGCAGCTGATCGAGTGGCTTCTAGGAAGCAAATCAGGACGGGAAGTGATTTCTGTGGTCGGAATGGGAGGCTTGGGAAAATCAACCTTGGTCAAAAAGGTCTACGATGATTCAGACGTGAAGAAACACTTCAAGTTCCGTGCTTGGATAACTGTATCTCAATCTTTTAAGAGAGAGGACCTCTTAAAAGACATGATTCAACAACTCTTCCGTGTTCACAGGAAACCAGATCCAAAAGGTGTGGACAGCATGAACTACAATAAGCTAAGGAGTGTCATCCATGAATTCCTCCGACAGAAGAAATACCTGATTGTCCTGGACGATGTGTGGCACACAAGTGCTTGGCGTGCTTTCCAGCATGCGTTGCCGAACAACATCTGTGGCAGTCGGATATTGGTCACAACACGTAATACTGAAGTTGCCTCCACTTCATGCATGGATTCCCCTGGCAAAGTCTACCCTTTAAATCCGTTGTCTCAAGAAGAATCTTGGACTTTGTTCTGCAAAAAGATATTTCGGGATAACCCTTGCCCTCCACATTTGAAGAATGTTTCAGAAACAATTTTGGGTAGATGTGAGGGATTGCCTCTTGCGATTGTAGCAATTAGTGGTGTTCTGGCAACAAAGGACAAGAGTAAAACAGACGAATGGGAAATGGTACATCTTAGCCTCGGTGCTGGATTAGAAGAAAATGACATGCTGATGAGTGCAAGAAAAATACTGTCACTCAGTTACAATGATTTGCCTTACTATCTTAAATCTTGTTTGTTGTATTTCAGCATCTTCCCTGTGGGTACTCAAATCAAGCGTATGAGGCTTATTCGATTGTGGATAGCTGAAGGATTTGTGAAACGCAAAGAAGGAATGACAGTAGAGGAAGTTGCACAAGACTACCTGAATGAGCTCATGAAGAGAAGCTTGGTTCAAGTGGTTAGGGCAACCAGTGAGGGACGGGTCAAAACATGCCGCGTCCATGACCTCCTGCGTGAGATTATGATTACAAAGGCAAAGGATCAGGACTTTGTGGCAATTGCCAAGGAGGAAGGCACTATATGGCCAGAAAAAGTTCGTCGTGTGTCGATGCATAATGTCATGCCAAGTAAACAGCAAAGACATGTTGCCTCTCGATTTCGTTCATTGCTGACATTCTGGGGGGCAGATTGTAGTTACGAGTCTCCTGTGCACAACTTATTTTCTGGTCGTCTCAGGCTGCTTCACGTGCTGGATCTGGAAGGCGCACCTCTAAAGGAATTTCCTAATGAAGTTGTCAGCCTCTTcctcttaaaatatttaagtttgaGGAATACCAGAGTGAGTTTCATTCCAAGTTCCATTAGCAAGCTTAAGAATCTTGAGACGTTGGATCTGAAACATGCCCAAGTTTCTGTATTACCTGCTGAGATTCGGAAGCTCCGAAAACTTTGCTACCTCTTGGTGTATCGCTATGAAATTGATTCTGATGACAGAATCCCCACCAAATACGGTTTCAAGGCACCAGCTCATATTGGAGGTCTACAATCCATACAAAAGCTTTGCTTCGTAGAGGCACATCAAGGCAGGAATCTTATGTTGGAACTGGGAAGGTTGAAACAGTTGAGAAGGTTAGGAATTGttaagttgaagaaaaaacatggaAAGGCTCTCTGTTCTTCTATTGAAAGGCTGACGAATCTTCGTGCCTTGTCACTTACTTCAATCACAGAAAGCGAGATTATTGATCTGGACTACTTAGCATCGCCTCCTCAATTTCTTCGACGATTGTACTTGGCAGGACGTATGGAGAAGTTTCCAGATTGGATATCTTCACTGGACAGTTTGGTCAAGTTGGTTCTAAAATGGAGTAAGTTAAGTGAAGATCCACTGCTATCTCTTCAATATTTGCCTAATCTAGTGCATCTTGAATTCGTACAGGTTTACAATGGAGAGATCTTGTGTTTTCAAGCCAAGGGATTTCAGCGGCTCAAGTTTTTGGGGCTAAATAAACTAGACAGGCTCAGGATGATAATTGTAGAGCAGGGAGCGATGCCTAGTCTAGAAAAGATGATAGTCCAAAGCTGCAAATCGTTGTGGAGGGTGCCATCAGGCATTGAACACTTGAGCACACTGAAAGTATTGGAATTTTTCAACATGCCGAAAGAACTAGTTATGACGCTGCATCCGAATGGAGAAGATGGAGATTACTTGAAGGTTGCACATGTTCCAGATGTTTACTCTACCTATTGGAATAATGGTAATTGGGATATCTTCTCTTTATTAGGTGCCAAATTAGAAGACAAACATTCTTCCCAGCTTAGCCCCACCTTGTACAAACGCAACTATACTTGGAAATAA
- the LOC133699566 gene encoding disease resistance protein RPM1-like isoform X2 has protein sequence MSEGVVTFLLTKLGDFLAERGKQLAGVQGEAEYISDELEFMTAFLRLADAMEDGDPVLKCLIKKVRDAAYDTEDALDNFSLSLASDTGHGFFSCFRKISRSIKDARARNRIASKIQNIKSRVISISESHRRYCNKNNIMIQGSSSISIPRLECQKDALLLEEADLVGIEKPKKQLIEWLLGSKSGREVISVVGMGGLGKSTLVKKVYDDSDVKKHFKFRAWITVSQSFKREDLLKDMIQQLFRVHRKPDPKGVDSMNYNKLRSVIHEFLRQKKYLIVLDDVWHTSAWRAFQHALPNNICGSRILVTTRNTEVASTSCMDSPGKVYPLNPLSQEESWTLFCKKIFRDNPCPPHLKNVSETILGRCEGLPLAIVAISGVLATKDKSKTDEWEMVHLSLGAGLEENDMLMSARKILSLSYNDLPYYLKSCLLYFSIFPVGTQIKRMRLIRLWIAEGFVKRKEGMTVEEVAQDYLNELMKRSLVQVVRATSEGRVKTCRVHDLLREIMITKAKDQDFVAIAKEEGTIWPEKVRRVSMHNVMPSKQQRHVASRFRSLLTFWGADCSYESPVHNLFSGRLRLLHVLDLEGAPLKEFPNEVVSLFLLKYLSLRNTRVSFIPSSISKLKNLETLDLKHAQVSVLPAEIRKLRKLCYLLVYRYEIDSDDRIPTKYGFKAPAHIGGLQSIQKLCFVEAHQGRNLMLELGRLKQLRRLGIVKLKKKHGKALCSSIERLTNLRALSLTSITESEIIDLDYLASPPQFLRRLYLAGRMEKFPDWISSLDSLVKLVLKWSLQWRDLVFSSQGISAAQVFGAK, from the exons ATGTCTGAGGGCGTGGTTACTTTTTTACTCACCAAGCTCGGAGACTTCCTCGCAGAAAGGGGAAAACAACTGGCAGGAGTCCAGGGTGAAGCAGAGTATATCAGTGATGAACTTGAGTTCATGACAGCATTCCTAAGACTTGCAGATGCGATGGAAGACGGTGATCCTGTTCTAAAATGTTTGATCAAGAAAGTGAGAGATGCAGCTTATGACACGGAGGATGCTCTCGATAATTTCAGCCTATCCCTTGCTAGTGATACTGGGCACGGGTTTTTTTCCTGTTTCAGGAAAATCTCTCGCTCTATTAAAGATGCAAGAGCTCGGAATCGAATTGcctcaaaaattcaaaacatcaaGTCTCGAGTGATCAGTATCTCAGAGTCACATCGGAGATActgcaataaaaataatataatgattcAAGGATCAAGCTCCATCAGCATCCCTAGGCTTGAATGTCAAAAGGATGCCCTTCTACTAGAAGAAGCTGATCTTGTGGGCATTGAAAAACCCAAAAAGCAGCTGATCGAGTGGCTTCTAGGAAGCAAATCAGGACGGGAAGTGATTTCTGTGGTCGGAATGGGAGGCTTGGGAAAATCAACCTTGGTCAAAAAGGTCTACGATGATTCAGACGTGAAGAAACACTTCAAGTTCCGTGCTTGGATAACTGTATCTCAATCTTTTAAGAGAGAGGACCTCTTAAAAGACATGATTCAACAACTCTTCCGTGTTCACAGGAAACCAGATCCAAAAGGTGTGGACAGCATGAACTACAATAAGCTAAGGAGTGTCATCCATGAATTCCTCCGACAGAAGAAATACCTGATTGTCCTGGACGATGTGTGGCACACAAGTGCTTGGCGTGCTTTCCAGCATGCGTTGCCGAACAACATCTGTGGCAGTCGGATATTGGTCACAACACGTAATACTGAAGTTGCCTCCACTTCATGCATGGATTCCCCTGGCAAAGTCTACCCTTTAAATCCGTTGTCTCAAGAAGAATCTTGGACTTTGTTCTGCAAAAAGATATTTCGGGATAACCCTTGCCCTCCACATTTGAAGAATGTTTCAGAAACAATTTTGGGTAGATGTGAGGGATTGCCTCTTGCGATTGTAGCAATTAGTGGTGTTCTGGCAACAAAGGACAAGAGTAAAACAGACGAATGGGAAATGGTACATCTTAGCCTCGGTGCTGGATTAGAAGAAAATGACATGCTGATGAGTGCAAGAAAAATACTGTCACTCAGTTACAATGATTTGCCTTACTATCTTAAATCTTGTTTGTTGTATTTCAGCATCTTCCCTGTGGGTACTCAAATCAAGCGTATGAGGCTTATTCGATTGTGGATAGCTGAAGGATTTGTGAAACGCAAAGAAGGAATGACAGTAGAGGAAGTTGCACAAGACTACCTGAATGAGCTCATGAAGAGAAGCTTGGTTCAAGTGGTTAGGGCAACCAGTGAGGGACGGGTCAAAACATGCCGCGTCCATGACCTCCTGCGTGAGATTATGATTACAAAGGCAAAGGATCAGGACTTTGTGGCAATTGCCAAGGAGGAAGGCACTATATGGCCAGAAAAAGTTCGTCGTGTGTCGATGCATAATGTCATGCCAAGTAAACAGCAAAGACATGTTGCCTCTCGATTTCGTTCATTGCTGACATTCTGGGGGGCAGATTGTAGTTACGAGTCTCCTGTGCACAACTTATTTTCTGGTCGTCTCAGGCTGCTTCACGTGCTGGATCTGGAAGGCGCACCTCTAAAGGAATTTCCTAATGAAGTTGTCAGCCTCTTcctcttaaaatatttaagtttgaGGAATACCAGAGTGAGTTTCATTCCAAGTTCCATTAGCAAGCTTAAGAATCTTGAGACGTTGGATCTGAAACATGCCCAAGTTTCTGTATTACCTGCTGAGATTCGGAAGCTCCGAAAACTTTGCTACCTCTTGGTGTATCGCTATGAAATTGATTCTGATGACAGAATCCCCACCAAATACGGTTTCAAGGCACCAGCTCATATTGGAGGTCTACAATCCATACAAAAGCTTTGCTTCGTAGAGGCACATCAAGGCAGGAATCTTATGTTGGAACTGGGAAGGTTGAAACAGTTGAGAAGGTTAGGAATTGttaagttgaagaaaaaacatggaAAGGCTCTCTGTTCTTCTATTGAAAGGCTGACGAATCTTCGTGCCTTGTCACTTACTTCAATCACAGAAAGCGAGATTATTGATCTGGACTACTTAGCATCGCCTCCTCAATTTCTTCGACGATTGTACTTGGCAGGACGTATGGAGAAGTTTCCAGATTGGATATCTTCACTGGACAGTTTGGTCAAGTTGGTTCTAAAATGGA GTTTACAATGGAGAGATCTTGTGTTTTCAAGCCAAGGGATTTCAGCGGCTCAAGTTTTTGGGGCTAAATAA
- the LOC133699566 gene encoding disease resistance protein RPM1-like isoform X4 — protein sequence MSEGVVTFLLTKLGDFLAERGKQLAGVQGEAEYISDELEFMTAFLRLADAMEDGDPVLKCLIKKVRDAAYDTEDALDNFSLSLASDTGHGFFSCFRKISRSIKDARARNRIASKIQNIKSRVISISESHRRYCNKNNIMIQGSSSISIPRLECQKDALLLEEADLVGIEKPKKQLIEWLLGSKSGREVISVVGMGGLGKSTLVKKVYDDSDVKKHFKFRAWITVSQSFKREDLLKDMIQQLFRVHRKPDPKGVDSMNYNKLRSVIHEFLRQKKYLIVLDDVWHTSAWRAFQHALPNNICGSRILVTTRNTEVASTSCMDSPGKVYPLNPLSQEESWTLFCKKIFRDNPCPPHLKNVSETILGRCEGLPLAIVAISGVLATKDKSKTDEWEMVHLSLGAGLEENDMLMSARKILSLSYNDLPYYLKSCLLYFSIFPVGTQIKRMRLIRLWIAEGFVKRKEGMTVEEVAQDYLNELMKRSLVQVVRATSEGRVKTCRVHDLLREIMITKAKDQDFVAIAKEEGTIWPEKVRRVSMHNVMPSKQQRHVASRFRSLLTFWGADCSYESPVHNLFSGRLRLLHVLDLEGAPLKEFPNEVVSLFLLKYLSLRNTRVSFIPSSISKLKNLETLDLKHAQVSVLPAEIRKLRKLCYLLVYRYEIDSDDRIPTKYGFKAPAHIGGLQSIQKLCFVEAHQGRNLMLELGRLKQLRRKRDY from the exons ATGTCTGAGGGCGTGGTTACTTTTTTACTCACCAAGCTCGGAGACTTCCTCGCAGAAAGGGGAAAACAACTGGCAGGAGTCCAGGGTGAAGCAGAGTATATCAGTGATGAACTTGAGTTCATGACAGCATTCCTAAGACTTGCAGATGCGATGGAAGACGGTGATCCTGTTCTAAAATGTTTGATCAAGAAAGTGAGAGATGCAGCTTATGACACGGAGGATGCTCTCGATAATTTCAGCCTATCCCTTGCTAGTGATACTGGGCACGGGTTTTTTTCCTGTTTCAGGAAAATCTCTCGCTCTATTAAAGATGCAAGAGCTCGGAATCGAATTGcctcaaaaattcaaaacatcaaGTCTCGAGTGATCAGTATCTCAGAGTCACATCGGAGATActgcaataaaaataatataatgattcAAGGATCAAGCTCCATCAGCATCCCTAGGCTTGAATGTCAAAAGGATGCCCTTCTACTAGAAGAAGCTGATCTTGTGGGCATTGAAAAACCCAAAAAGCAGCTGATCGAGTGGCTTCTAGGAAGCAAATCAGGACGGGAAGTGATTTCTGTGGTCGGAATGGGAGGCTTGGGAAAATCAACCTTGGTCAAAAAGGTCTACGATGATTCAGACGTGAAGAAACACTTCAAGTTCCGTGCTTGGATAACTGTATCTCAATCTTTTAAGAGAGAGGACCTCTTAAAAGACATGATTCAACAACTCTTCCGTGTTCACAGGAAACCAGATCCAAAAGGTGTGGACAGCATGAACTACAATAAGCTAAGGAGTGTCATCCATGAATTCCTCCGACAGAAGAAATACCTGATTGTCCTGGACGATGTGTGGCACACAAGTGCTTGGCGTGCTTTCCAGCATGCGTTGCCGAACAACATCTGTGGCAGTCGGATATTGGTCACAACACGTAATACTGAAGTTGCCTCCACTTCATGCATGGATTCCCCTGGCAAAGTCTACCCTTTAAATCCGTTGTCTCAAGAAGAATCTTGGACTTTGTTCTGCAAAAAGATATTTCGGGATAACCCTTGCCCTCCACATTTGAAGAATGTTTCAGAAACAATTTTGGGTAGATGTGAGGGATTGCCTCTTGCGATTGTAGCAATTAGTGGTGTTCTGGCAACAAAGGACAAGAGTAAAACAGACGAATGGGAAATGGTACATCTTAGCCTCGGTGCTGGATTAGAAGAAAATGACATGCTGATGAGTGCAAGAAAAATACTGTCACTCAGTTACAATGATTTGCCTTACTATCTTAAATCTTGTTTGTTGTATTTCAGCATCTTCCCTGTGGGTACTCAAATCAAGCGTATGAGGCTTATTCGATTGTGGATAGCTGAAGGATTTGTGAAACGCAAAGAAGGAATGACAGTAGAGGAAGTTGCACAAGACTACCTGAATGAGCTCATGAAGAGAAGCTTGGTTCAAGTGGTTAGGGCAACCAGTGAGGGACGGGTCAAAACATGCCGCGTCCATGACCTCCTGCGTGAGATTATGATTACAAAGGCAAAGGATCAGGACTTTGTGGCAATTGCCAAGGAGGAAGGCACTATATGGCCAGAAAAAGTTCGTCGTGTGTCGATGCATAATGTCATGCCAAGTAAACAGCAAAGACATGTTGCCTCTCGATTTCGTTCATTGCTGACATTCTGGGGGGCAGATTGTAGTTACGAGTCTCCTGTGCACAACTTATTTTCTGGTCGTCTCAGGCTGCTTCACGTGCTGGATCTGGAAGGCGCACCTCTAAAGGAATTTCCTAATGAAGTTGTCAGCCTCTTcctcttaaaatatttaagtttgaGGAATACCAGAGTGAGTTTCATTCCAAGTTCCATTAGCAAGCTTAAGAATCTTGAGACGTTGGATCTGAAACATGCCCAAGTTTCTGTATTACCTGCTGAGATTCGGAAGCTCCGAAAACTTTGCTACCTCTTGGTGTATCGCTATGAAATTGATTCTGATGACAGAATCCCCACCAAATACGGTTTCAAGGCACCAGCTCATATTGGAGGTCTACAATCCATACAAAAGCTTTGCTTCGTAGAGGCACATCAAGGCAGGAATCTTATGTTGGAACTGGGAAGGTTGAAACAGTTGAGAAG AAAGCGAGATTATTGA